A part of Paenarthrobacter sp. A20 genomic DNA contains:
- a CDS encoding carbohydrate ABC transporter permease, whose protein sequence is MTTMATPTQNQPTTPATPAPVYNPKSESGTVKRIKSTIFHIIALALVAMVLYPALWMIASSFKPNSEIGGANNALWSDNFSFDNFATAMEGIGGVSTLTFFTNSLILAVGAVVGTVLSASISAYAFARINFPGRGLFFGMMIATLLLPFHVVIIPQYIVFQQLGLVDTYVPLLIGKFLAADAFFVFLMVQFMRGLPAELDEAARIDGAGHVRIFGSIMLPLMKPALISTSIFSFIWSWNDFLGPLLYLNTPEKYPLPLALRLFVDQTQSSDYGAMIAMSVLALLPVLVFFLVFQRYIVEGVSTQGLKG, encoded by the coding sequence ATGACAACCATGGCAACACCCACCCAAAACCAACCCACAACGCCCGCGACTCCGGCGCCGGTCTACAACCCGAAGTCCGAGTCCGGCACGGTCAAACGCATCAAGAGCACCATCTTCCACATTATTGCCCTGGCCCTGGTGGCGATGGTCCTCTATCCGGCCCTATGGATGATCGCCTCATCCTTCAAGCCGAACTCCGAGATCGGCGGCGCCAACAATGCGTTGTGGTCGGATAACTTCAGCTTCGATAACTTTGCCACCGCCATGGAAGGCATCGGCGGGGTGTCCACCCTGACGTTCTTCACCAACTCGTTGATCCTGGCCGTCGGCGCCGTGGTGGGAACGGTCCTCTCGGCGTCCATCTCGGCCTACGCGTTCGCGAGGATCAACTTTCCCGGCCGTGGACTGTTCTTCGGCATGATGATCGCCACCTTGCTCCTGCCCTTCCACGTGGTGATCATCCCGCAGTACATCGTGTTCCAACAGCTCGGCCTCGTGGACACCTACGTACCCTTGCTGATCGGCAAGTTCCTCGCCGCGGACGCGTTCTTCGTGTTCCTCATGGTCCAGTTCATGCGTGGCCTCCCGGCCGAACTGGACGAGGCAGCCCGCATCGACGGCGCAGGGCACGTGAGAATCTTCGGGTCCATCATGCTCCCGCTCATGAAACCGGCCCTGATTTCCACCTCGATCTTCTCCTTCATTTGGAGCTGGAACGATTTCCTGGGCCCGCTGCTCTACCTGAACACCCCCGAGAAATATCCGCTCCCGCTGGCGCTGCGGCTCTTCGTGGACCAAACCCAGTCCTCGGACTACGGAGCCATGATCGCCATGTCCGTCCTGGCGCTCCTCCCGGTCCTGGTCTTCTTCCTCGTCTTCCAGCGCTACATCGTCGAAGGCGTTTCAACACAGGGCCTCAAAGGCTGA
- a CDS encoding carbohydrate ABC transporter permease: MTQSPTLSRRTASVPSRPRKSRRRGADARAGYTFLLPWLLGFIALTVGPMISSLYLSFTNYNLFDAPKWIGLDNYTSLFQDERFLQSVGVTMQYVVFGTPLKLAAALAIAMLLNSKRKGQGFYRSAFYAPSLIGASVSIAIVWKAMFGDSGPVDQGLSFFGINLGGWVGNPDMTMGMMILLTVWQFGAPMVIFLAGLKQIPADLYEAASMDGAGPVRKFINITWPMLSPVIFFNLLMETIHAFQIFASAYIISNGEGGPAGSTLFYTLYLYLRGFSDFRMGYASAMAWLLVIVVGIITLIFFKTSKSWVHYSGDSK, from the coding sequence GTGACTCAAAGCCCAACCCTGAGCAGGCGCACCGCGTCCGTTCCCTCGCGGCCGCGTAAATCGCGGCGGCGCGGGGCGGACGCCCGCGCCGGCTACACGTTCCTGTTGCCCTGGCTGCTGGGATTCATCGCCCTGACCGTGGGCCCGATGATTTCCTCGCTGTACCTGTCCTTCACCAACTACAACCTCTTCGATGCCCCCAAATGGATCGGCCTGGACAATTACACCTCGCTGTTCCAGGACGAACGGTTCCTGCAGTCCGTGGGCGTGACCATGCAATATGTGGTCTTCGGTACCCCGCTCAAACTCGCGGCGGCGTTGGCGATCGCGATGCTGCTCAACAGCAAACGCAAGGGCCAGGGTTTCTACCGCTCCGCGTTCTACGCACCGTCCCTGATCGGAGCGTCGGTGTCCATCGCGATCGTGTGGAAGGCCATGTTCGGCGATTCCGGTCCCGTGGACCAGGGCTTGTCCTTCTTCGGGATCAACCTTGGCGGCTGGGTGGGCAACCCGGACATGACCATGGGCATGATGATCCTGCTGACCGTGTGGCAGTTCGGCGCCCCGATGGTGATTTTCCTGGCCGGCCTGAAGCAGATCCCCGCCGACCTGTACGAGGCAGCGTCGATGGACGGCGCCGGTCCGGTCCGGAAGTTCATCAACATCACCTGGCCCATGCTTTCCCCGGTGATTTTCTTCAACCTGCTGATGGAAACCATCCATGCGTTCCAGATTTTCGCCTCGGCCTACATCATCTCCAACGGTGAGGGCGGCCCGGCAGGCTCCACCCTCTTCTACACCCTCTACCTGTACTTGCGCGGTTTCTCCGATTTCCGGATGGGTTACGCCTCGGCCATGGCCTGGCTCCTGGTGATCGTGGTCGGCATCATCACGCTGATCTTCTTCAAGACCTCCAAGTCCTGGGTCCACTACAGCGGTGATTCGAAATGA
- a CDS encoding ABC transporter substrate-binding protein: MIDRRKFLGTVALGTASAAFLAACGQSSTAGQAGSAENPVTITYTWWGNDDRAERTRKAIALFESKNPDIKVNGNFSDFAGYWQKRATEAAGGGLPDVMQWDLSYLRDYGQRNQLLDLGTVKVNTDAFEKSLLPSGQIRGKTYGIPTSTNAFAVYYDPAKLASLGIAEPDGSWTYKEFNAFLAEVGAKGNGTLFGGTDYTGIWWNFNIWLRQNNIKAFTDEGKLGFSKDDLKKWFNLTADLRGTGAIVGEDKATQLLPKSPFGSNVTATEVTWDNFMAGYLADSGAKELKLVPVPSDDPENLGLFLKPSMLMVASAKTKYKDAAARFIDFMVNDPEVGQIFKTSRGVPASKTQRDGTTFEGTDKLVVDYEKSIEKYLKDAPEPPIVGFGTLESTFKRVAQDLNYGKLTVDGAADAWFKEAEDLIKQNA, from the coding sequence ATGATTGATAGAAGGAAGTTCCTGGGCACGGTGGCTTTGGGCACTGCATCTGCTGCATTCCTGGCCGCGTGTGGCCAGTCCTCGACCGCTGGGCAGGCTGGTTCGGCGGAGAATCCCGTGACCATTACGTACACGTGGTGGGGCAACGACGACCGCGCTGAGCGTACCCGCAAGGCTATTGCGTTGTTCGAGTCGAAGAACCCGGATATCAAGGTCAACGGCAACTTCTCCGACTTTGCGGGGTATTGGCAGAAGCGCGCCACCGAGGCTGCCGGTGGTGGCCTGCCGGACGTGATGCAGTGGGACCTGTCCTACCTGCGTGACTACGGCCAGCGGAACCAACTCCTGGATCTTGGCACGGTGAAGGTCAACACGGACGCTTTCGAGAAGTCTTTGTTGCCGTCGGGCCAGATCCGTGGCAAGACGTACGGCATCCCGACCAGCACGAATGCTTTTGCTGTTTATTATGATCCTGCCAAGCTCGCTTCCTTGGGTATCGCGGAGCCGGATGGGTCCTGGACCTACAAGGAGTTCAACGCGTTCCTGGCCGAGGTTGGCGCCAAGGGCAACGGGACGTTGTTCGGCGGCACCGACTACACCGGCATCTGGTGGAACTTCAACATCTGGCTGCGGCAGAACAACATCAAGGCCTTCACGGACGAAGGCAAGCTTGGGTTCTCCAAGGATGATCTGAAGAAGTGGTTCAACCTCACCGCGGATCTGCGCGGCACCGGGGCCATTGTAGGAGAGGACAAGGCCACGCAGTTGCTGCCCAAGTCCCCGTTCGGCTCCAACGTGACCGCCACGGAAGTGACATGGGATAACTTCATGGCCGGTTACCTCGCGGACTCCGGTGCGAAGGAACTCAAGCTGGTACCTGTTCCCTCGGATGATCCGGAGAACCTGGGCCTGTTCCTGAAGCCGTCCATGCTGATGGTGGCCAGCGCGAAGACCAAGTACAAGGACGCTGCTGCCCGGTTCATTGACTTCATGGTCAACGATCCCGAGGTGGGCCAGATCTTCAAGACCTCCCGCGGTGTTCCGGCGTCGAAGACCCAGCGCGACGGGACCACGTTCGAAGGCACCGACAAACTGGTGGTCGATTACGAGAAGTCCATCGAGAAGTACCTCAAGGACGCCCCGGAGCCGCCCATTGTTGGGTTCGGCACGCTGGAGTCCACGTTCAAGCGGGTCGCCCAGGACCTGAACTACGGCAAGCTCACCGTGGACGGCGCAGCGGATGCGTGGTTCAAGGAAGCCGAAGACCTCATCAAGCAGAACGCCTAA
- a CDS encoding beta-galactosidase produces MTSPEIPRSRSVWHSVDGLAYGGDYNPEQWPEDIRLEDIELMKEAGVNFLSVGIFSWGLLEPAEGTYDFGWLDDVMDNLHGAGIKVALATATASPPAWLARKYPEILPVTAEGVTLERGSRRHYTPSSSVYRRYATAMTRMIAERYKDHPALALWHVDNELGCHVGEFHGEEDAAAFRAWLERRYGSIEALNEAWGTAFWSQHYASFEEIIPPGAAPTTLNPGQQLDFARFNSWVFIDYYRELLAVIREVTPEIPATTNFMVSSATKTLDYFDWSEDMDVIANDHYLVAADPEREIELAFSADLTRGVAGGQPWILMEHSTSAVNWQPHNQPKMPGEMLRNSLAHVARGADAVMFFQWRQSKTGSEKFHSAMVPHGGRDTQVWRNVVDLGDALAKLQPVRGSQVESRVAIIFDYEAWWASELDSHPNNSLKYLDTMRAFHRALYLRGITADFVHPSANLAGYDLILACTLYAVTDAAAASIAAAAEGGATVLVSYFSGIVDERDHVRLGGYPGAFRKLLGIRSEEFHPLFPGTSVTLSDGSTGSVWSEHVHADASTEVVATFTDYPLDGVPALTRRVVGTGSAWYLATLPDAGSIDSLTARLVEEAGVTAVAEAVAGVELSRRRAADGRSFLFAINHSREDATVKSDGEELLSGGRFGGVVPAGAVAVIAED; encoded by the coding sequence TTGACCTCCCCCGAAATCCCCCGCAGTCGATCTGTCTGGCACAGCGTCGACGGCCTCGCCTACGGCGGCGACTACAACCCGGAGCAGTGGCCTGAAGACATCCGGCTCGAGGACATCGAGCTCATGAAGGAAGCCGGCGTAAACTTCCTCAGCGTCGGTATCTTCTCCTGGGGACTCCTGGAACCCGCCGAAGGCACCTACGACTTTGGCTGGCTGGATGACGTGATGGACAACCTCCATGGCGCCGGCATCAAGGTGGCGCTGGCGACGGCCACCGCGTCACCGCCGGCATGGCTGGCCCGCAAGTACCCCGAAATCCTCCCCGTCACCGCGGAAGGAGTCACGCTGGAGCGTGGCTCGCGGCGCCACTACACGCCGTCGTCCTCTGTCTACCGCCGCTACGCCACCGCCATGACGCGCATGATCGCCGAACGGTACAAAGACCACCCGGCCCTGGCGCTCTGGCACGTTGACAACGAACTCGGCTGCCACGTTGGCGAGTTCCACGGCGAAGAAGACGCCGCCGCATTCCGCGCCTGGCTGGAACGCCGATACGGTTCCATCGAGGCCCTCAATGAAGCCTGGGGAACGGCCTTCTGGTCCCAGCACTACGCCTCATTCGAGGAAATCATCCCACCCGGCGCGGCCCCCACCACCCTCAACCCAGGCCAGCAGTTGGACTTCGCACGGTTCAACTCCTGGGTGTTCATCGATTACTACCGTGAGCTGCTGGCCGTGATCCGCGAGGTCACCCCGGAAATTCCGGCCACCACCAACTTCATGGTCTCCAGCGCCACCAAGACCCTGGACTACTTCGACTGGTCCGAGGACATGGACGTCATTGCCAACGACCATTACCTGGTGGCGGCGGACCCGGAGCGCGAAATCGAGTTGGCCTTCAGCGCCGATCTCACCCGCGGCGTAGCGGGCGGCCAGCCCTGGATCCTCATGGAACACTCGACGTCCGCGGTCAACTGGCAGCCGCACAACCAGCCCAAGATGCCCGGCGAAATGCTCCGCAACTCGCTGGCGCACGTGGCCCGCGGAGCCGATGCCGTGATGTTCTTCCAGTGGCGGCAGAGCAAGACCGGCTCGGAGAAATTCCATTCAGCCATGGTTCCGCACGGCGGCCGCGACACGCAGGTGTGGCGCAATGTGGTGGACCTCGGAGACGCTTTGGCCAAGCTGCAACCCGTCAGGGGCTCCCAGGTGGAATCACGGGTGGCGATCATCTTCGACTACGAGGCCTGGTGGGCTTCGGAACTGGATTCGCACCCGAACAATTCGCTGAAATACCTCGACACGATGCGCGCCTTCCACCGGGCTTTGTATCTGCGCGGGATCACCGCGGACTTCGTCCACCCCTCCGCCAACCTCGCCGGTTACGACCTCATCCTGGCCTGCACCCTCTACGCCGTGACGGATGCCGCGGCTGCTTCAATAGCCGCCGCCGCCGAGGGTGGGGCCACGGTGCTGGTCAGCTACTTCAGCGGGATCGTCGACGAACGGGATCACGTCCGCTTGGGCGGATACCCCGGCGCCTTCCGCAAACTCCTGGGCATTCGCAGCGAGGAATTCCACCCGCTTTTCCCCGGAACCTCCGTCACGTTGAGCGACGGATCCACGGGCTCCGTATGGAGCGAACACGTGCACGCGGACGCCTCGACGGAGGTTGTTGCCACCTTCACGGATTACCCGCTCGACGGCGTCCCGGCACTGACGCGCCGCGTTGTCGGAACCGGTTCCGCCTGGTATCTCGCAACGCTTCCCGACGCCGGAAGCATCGACTCCTTGACCGCGCGACTGGTGGAGGAAGCCGGGGTGACGGCCGTGGCCGAGGCGGTTGCCGGCGTCGAACTTTCCCGCAGGCGCGCCGCAGACGGCCGCAGCTTCCTGTTCGCCATTAACCACAGCCGGGAGGACGCCACCGTGAAGTCCGACGGCGAGGAACTCCTCAGCGGTGGTCGCTTCGGTGGCGTTGTACCCGCCGGAGCCGTGGCCGTCATCGCGGAAGACTGA